In Streptomyces sp. NBC_01717, one DNA window encodes the following:
- a CDS encoding DNA gyrase/topoisomerase IV subunit A, translating to MARRSTKTPPPDDFEEKILDIDVVDEMQGSFLEYAYSVIYSRALPDARDGMKPVHRRIVYQMNEMGLRPDRGYVKCARVVGEVMGKLHPHGDASIYDALVRMAQPFSMRLPLVDGHGNFGSLGNDDPPAAMRYTECRMADATSLMTESIDEDTVGFQSNYDGQEQEPVVLPAAYPNLLVNGSSGIAVGMATNMPPHNLGEVIAAARHLIKHPGADLDTLMRFVPGPDLPTGGRIVGLGGIKDAYAAGRGTFKIRATVSVENATARRKGLVVTELPFTVGPEKVIAKIKDLVSAKKLQGIADVKDLTDREHGLRLVIEVKNGFVPEAVLEQLYKLTPMEESFGINNVALVDGQPLTLGLKELLEVYLDHRFDVVRRRSEFRRTKRRDRLHLVEGLLVALIDIDEVIRLIRSSDNSAQAKERLIEHFSLSEIQTQYILDTPLRRLTRFDRIELESERDRLNTEIDELTAILESDAELRKLVSTELAAVAKKFGTDRRTVLLESAGAQVAAVPLEVADDPCRVLLSSTGLLARTATGDPIAFDEDAKRAKHDVIVSAVPATARGDVGAVTSTGRLLRLAVIDLPQLPDTHAAPNLSGGAMVSEFLTLENDEEVVCLTTLDESSPGLAIGTLQGVVKRVVPDYPANKDELEVITLKEGDRIVGAAELRTGEEDLVFITSDAQLLRYPAAQVRPQGRPAGGMAGVKLTAGAEVLSFGAVDPAVDAMVFTVAGSHGTLDDSVLTAKLTPFDQYPRKGRATGGVRCQRFLKGEDVLVFAWAGATPARAAQKNGTPTELPEPDPRRDGSGTPLAKPVAVIAGPA from the coding sequence ATGGCCCGCCGCAGTACGAAGACCCCGCCGCCGGACGACTTCGAGGAGAAGATCCTCGACATCGACGTCGTCGACGAAATGCAGGGCTCCTTCCTCGAGTACGCGTACTCGGTGATCTACTCACGGGCCCTGCCGGACGCCCGCGACGGCATGAAGCCGGTGCACCGCCGCATCGTGTACCAGATGAACGAAATGGGGCTGCGCCCCGACCGCGGCTACGTGAAGTGTGCCCGCGTCGTCGGCGAGGTCATGGGCAAGTTGCACCCGCACGGCGACGCGTCGATCTACGACGCGCTGGTGCGGATGGCGCAGCCGTTCTCGATGCGGCTCCCGCTCGTCGACGGACACGGCAACTTCGGCTCGCTCGGCAACGACGACCCGCCGGCCGCCATGCGGTACACCGAGTGCCGGATGGCCGACGCCACGTCGCTGATGACGGAGTCGATCGACGAGGACACCGTCGGATTCCAGTCGAACTACGACGGTCAGGAGCAGGAGCCGGTCGTCCTCCCGGCCGCGTATCCGAACCTCCTGGTCAACGGCTCGTCCGGGATCGCGGTCGGCATGGCGACCAACATGCCGCCGCACAACCTGGGCGAGGTCATCGCCGCCGCCCGCCACCTGATCAAGCATCCGGGTGCGGACCTGGACACCCTGATGCGGTTCGTTCCCGGTCCGGACCTGCCGACCGGCGGCCGGATCGTGGGCCTCGGCGGCATCAAGGACGCCTACGCCGCCGGCCGCGGCACGTTCAAGATCCGTGCGACCGTCTCCGTGGAGAACGCCACGGCGCGCCGCAAGGGTCTGGTCGTCACCGAACTGCCGTTCACCGTCGGCCCGGAGAAGGTGATCGCCAAGATCAAGGACCTGGTCTCGGCGAAGAAGCTCCAGGGCATCGCGGACGTCAAGGATCTCACCGACCGCGAGCACGGTCTGCGCCTGGTCATCGAGGTCAAGAACGGCTTCGTGCCCGAGGCCGTGCTGGAGCAGCTCTACAAGCTGACGCCGATGGAGGAGTCCTTCGGCATCAACAATGTGGCGCTGGTCGACGGGCAGCCGCTCACGCTGGGCCTCAAGGAGCTCCTCGAGGTCTATCTCGACCACCGCTTCGACGTGGTGCGCCGCCGCAGTGAGTTCCGCCGGACCAAGCGTCGCGACCGGCTCCATCTGGTCGAGGGCCTGCTCGTCGCGCTGATCGACATCGACGAGGTCATCCGGCTCATCCGGTCCAGTGACAATTCGGCGCAGGCGAAGGAGCGGCTCATCGAGCACTTCTCGCTGAGCGAGATCCAGACGCAGTACATCCTGGACACCCCGCTGCGCCGGCTCACCCGGTTCGACCGGATCGAGCTGGAGAGCGAGCGGGACCGGCTCAACACCGAGATCGACGAGCTGACCGCGATCCTCGAATCGGACGCCGAGCTGCGCAAGCTGGTCTCCACCGAACTGGCCGCGGTCGCCAAGAAGTTCGGCACCGACCGGCGTACGGTGCTGCTGGAGTCGGCCGGTGCGCAGGTCGCTGCGGTGCCGCTGGAGGTCGCGGACGACCCGTGCCGGGTGCTGCTCTCCTCGACCGGTCTGCTGGCCCGTACGGCAACCGGCGACCCGATCGCGTTCGACGAGGACGCCAAGCGGGCCAAGCACGATGTGATCGTGTCGGCCGTGCCGGCGACGGCGCGCGGCGATGTGGGTGCGGTGACGTCCACCGGGCGGTTGCTGCGGCTCGCGGTAATCGATCTGCCGCAGCTTCCGGACACGCACGCGGCGCCCAATCTCTCGGGCGGCGCGATGGTTTCGGAGTTCCTCACGCTGGAGAACGACGAGGAAGTCGTCTGCCTCACCACTCTCGACGAGTCCTCCCCCGGCCTGGCGATCGGCACCCTGCAGGGGGTCGTCAAGCGGGTGGTGCCGGACTACCCGGCCAACAAGGACGAGTTGGAGGTCATCACCCTCAAGGAGGGTGACCGGATCGTCGGCGCCGCCGAACTGCGTACCGGCGAGGAGGATCTGGTCTTCATCACGTCCGACGCGCAGCTGCTGCGTTACCCGGCGGCGCAGGTGCGGCCGCAGGGCCGGCCGGCCGGCGGTATGGCGGGGGTGAAGCTGACCGCAGGCGCCGAGGTGCTCTCGTTCGGTGCGGTGGATCCGGCGGTGGACGCGATGGTGTTCACGGTGGCGGGCTCGCACGGCACGCTGGACGACTCGGTGCTGACGGCGAAGCTCACGCCGTTCGACCAGTATCCGCGCAAGGGCAGGGCGACCGGCGGGGTGCGCTGTCAGCGGTTCCTCAAGGGCGAGGACGTCCTGGTGTTCGCCTGGGCGGGCGCGACGCCTGCGCGGGCGGCGCAGAAGAACGGCACGCCGACCGAGCTGCCGGAGCCGGATCCGCGCCGCGACGGTTCGGGTACGCCGCTGGCCAAGCCGGTCGCGGTGATCGCCGGACCGGCGTAG
- a CDS encoding CobW family GTP-binding protein — MNPSSPPRKQQIPVIVLAGFLGSGKTTLLNHLLRHRAGSRIGVIVNDFGSIEIDAMTVSGQVGSTVSLGNGCLCCAVDASELDTFLETLTRPAARLDVIVIEASGLAEPQELVRMLLASDNPHIVYGGLVEVVDAAEFDATRGRHPEIDRHLGVADLVVLNKTDRIEDEEQIRIRKAIAATGSGAAVISATYGRIDPELLFDPALRPDGEERMRQLTFEDLLLEEGAEGSEAHAGHLHAAYESVSFTSDVPMNPRRLMGFLDSRPEGLYRIKGFVDFGAGDRGNTYALHAVGRFLRFGPRPWKRDEPRLTQLVLIGSGIAPDTLHKELAACRENAAPDTPDTAPHAATSPDAPQDAAHEQSMWGVLRYVQQPVDDA, encoded by the coding sequence TTGAACCCGTCGTCCCCGCCCCGTAAGCAGCAGATCCCGGTCATCGTCCTGGCCGGGTTCCTGGGATCCGGCAAGACGACTCTGCTCAACCATCTCCTGCGCCACCGTGCGGGGAGCAGGATCGGCGTGATCGTCAACGATTTCGGCTCCATCGAGATCGATGCCATGACGGTCTCGGGCCAGGTCGGCTCGACCGTCTCGCTGGGCAACGGCTGCCTGTGCTGTGCCGTCGACGCGAGCGAACTCGACACCTTCCTGGAGACGCTCACCAGGCCCGCCGCCCGCCTCGATGTGATCGTCATCGAGGCGAGCGGACTCGCCGAACCCCAGGAGCTTGTAAGGATGCTGCTGGCCAGCGACAACCCGCACATCGTGTACGGGGGACTGGTCGAGGTCGTCGACGCCGCCGAATTCGACGCCACCCGGGGGCGTCATCCGGAGATCGACCGCCATCTCGGCGTCGCCGATCTCGTCGTACTGAACAAGACCGACCGGATCGAGGACGAGGAACAGATCCGTATCCGCAAGGCCATCGCGGCGACCGGCAGCGGGGCGGCCGTCATCTCCGCCACGTACGGACGTATCGATCCGGAGCTTCTCTTCGACCCGGCGCTGCGGCCGGACGGTGAGGAGAGGATGCGTCAGCTCACCTTCGAGGACCTCCTGCTGGAGGAGGGTGCGGAAGGGAGCGAGGCACACGCGGGGCATCTGCACGCCGCGTACGAGAGTGTCTCCTTCACCTCCGACGTGCCCATGAACCCCCGCCGACTGATGGGGTTTCTCGACTCCCGGCCCGAGGGCCTCTACCGGATCAAGGGGTTCGTCGACTTCGGCGCGGGTGACCGCGGGAACACATATGCGCTGCATGCCGTCGGCAGATTCCTGCGGTTCGGCCCCCGGCCCTGGAAGCGCGACGAACCACGTCTCACCCAGCTCGTGCTGATCGGCTCCGGCATCGCCCCGGACACCCTGCACAAGGAGCTGGCCGCCTGTCGCGAGAACGCCGCACCTGACACGCCGGACACCGCTCCGCACGCGGCAACGTCCCCGGACGCGCCGCAGGACGCCGCACATGAGCAGAGCATGTGGGGCGTCCTGCGGTACGTACAACAGCCGGTCGACGACGCGTAG